A segment of the Sphingobacteriaceae bacterium genome:
AAGCCTTGAGCTACATCTTGGATGAAGATGTGGTAACGAAACTGTTCGAAGATCTCGGACCCAAGTACCAGGATCGTCAGGGCGGCTATACCCGAGTGCTCAAGCTGGCGCCTCGCCGTGGCGATGGTGCGCCCATGGCCATCGTCGAACTCGTCTCCTAGAGGGGCGGGTCGGGTTGCAGCCCATTGTCGCCATCCATAACCTGCGCCACGTATACAACCCCGGCTCCGACCGTGAGGTGGCCGCCCTGCGGGGCGTCAACCTGACGGTGGACCGGGGTGATATTGTGGCCATCATCGGGGCCAACGGCTCGGGCAAGAGCACGTTGGTTCGTCATTTGAACGGACTTCTTCTTCCCACTGAAGGCAGCGTCACCGTGGACGGCCTGGACACGCGGGATCCGCAAAACCGCTGGCTGGTGCGGCAGGCCGTCGGCATGGTCTTCCAAAATCCCGACAACCAGATGGTGGGCACCACCGTAGAGGAAGATGTAGCCTTCGGCCCGGAAAATCTGGGCCTGCCGCCGGAAGAAATCCTGGCCCGCATCGACGACGCCCTGGCGGTGGTGGACATGGCGGCCCACCGCTACCGTTCTCCCCATCAACTGTCGGGAGGCCAGAAGCAGCGGGTGGC
Coding sequences within it:
- a CDS encoding ATP-binding cassette domain-containing protein, which translates into the protein MQPIVAIHNLRHVYNPGSDREVAALRGVNLTVDRGDIVAIIGANGSGKSTLVRHLNGLLLPTEGSVTVDGLDTRDPQNRWLVRQAVGMVFQNPDNQMVGTTVEEDVAFGPENLGLPPEEILARIDDALAVVDMAAHRYRSPHQLSGGQKQRVA